One genomic region from Spirosoma sp. KCTC 42546 encodes:
- a CDS encoding TonB-dependent receptor has protein sequence MLKRFLPLTLVTGLLFPSILLAQTPTPSALDDTLQLNEVVVRGYATNRRLLETPASVGLLTRRDLNQRFGIPTLVPALNTIPGVRADERSPGSYRLAIRGSAIRSPFGVRNIKTYWNELPLTDAGGNTPLNALDVRALGRIEVIKGPSGSLYGAGTGGTILFSGLAVPAGKSSVEVSALGGSYGLYGNGIALQTGKNNSAISLNYNHLQSDGYRDQSAIVRDNLSLIGSFNVSPKRTVSVLALYSDLHYQTPGGLTEAQFLANPRASRPATATLPSSAAQNAGIYQKVGYFGLSHEYKWSDRIQNTTVIFGSTTDFANPFITNYEKRTDQGIGGRTVTQIRFPNSPLPTVVTVGGEFLRNFTVDRNFGNRAGVSDTIQTDEELISRQTTIFAQAETELPGHFRLTAGLSRNDVQYDFTRFKVRANGLPTALITRNFDPVWLPRIALLRTFGPTISAFVSISTGYSAPSSQEVHPSAGGFSTTLNAERGTSYEVGVRGSAFNSRLRFDVALYKLQLRETIVRRSDAAGADYFVNAGRTDQPGLEAQLAYDFVLPSAFSSPSAFSLLRLWNSMTLTNYRYRDYQQGTVDLSNNRIPGVAPTTNITGIDAETKSGFYAHLTYQFLLEFALNDANTALSNPTQLLQATLGFRRNLGQHWMIDVYASGDNLLDRSYSLGYDLNAVGNRYYNAAPGRNGMGGVRLSVKW, from the coding sequence ATGCTCAAACGTTTCCTTCCATTAACTTTAGTTACTGGCCTTCTTTTCCCATCAATTCTACTTGCACAAACCCCAACGCCATCAGCGTTAGATGACACGCTTCAACTCAATGAAGTTGTTGTTCGGGGCTATGCAACTAACCGGCGATTGCTGGAAACGCCTGCATCAGTAGGGCTCCTCACGCGCCGGGATTTGAACCAGCGTTTTGGTATACCTACACTTGTGCCTGCACTCAACACGATACCGGGTGTACGGGCCGATGAACGCTCGCCGGGGAGTTACCGGCTGGCGATTCGAGGAAGTGCCATCCGGTCGCCGTTTGGGGTTCGAAATATCAAAACATACTGGAATGAACTGCCACTAACTGACGCAGGAGGCAACACGCCCTTAAATGCGTTAGACGTTCGGGCACTGGGGCGAATTGAGGTTATTAAAGGCCCGTCGGGTAGTTTATACGGAGCCGGAACGGGCGGCACTATTCTGTTTAGCGGGCTGGCCGTTCCAGCGGGAAAGAGCAGCGTTGAAGTATCTGCGTTAGGTGGTTCCTATGGACTGTATGGCAATGGCATAGCGCTGCAAACCGGCAAAAATAATTCGGCCATATCACTCAACTATAATCACTTACAATCGGATGGATATCGCGATCAAAGTGCCATTGTACGCGACAATCTCAGCTTAATCGGGTCGTTCAATGTTAGTCCGAAACGAACAGTTTCAGTACTGGCTTTATATTCCGATTTACACTACCAAACGCCCGGTGGCCTGACCGAAGCGCAGTTTCTGGCCAATCCGCGCGCTTCCCGTCCGGCCACGGCAACGCTCCCTAGTAGTGCAGCTCAAAACGCTGGCATTTATCAGAAAGTAGGCTATTTCGGTTTGTCGCACGAATATAAATGGAGCGACCGCATTCAGAACACAACGGTCATCTTTGGCTCTACCACCGACTTTGCCAATCCGTTTATCACAAACTACGAGAAACGAACGGATCAGGGCATTGGCGGTCGAACAGTTACGCAGATTCGTTTCCCCAATAGTCCGTTACCAACGGTCGTTACGGTGGGCGGAGAGTTCCTGCGCAACTTTACCGTCGATCGAAATTTTGGCAATCGGGCCGGGGTGTCCGATACGATCCAGACGGACGAAGAGCTAATTTCGCGGCAAACCACCATTTTCGCTCAGGCCGAAACCGAATTACCAGGCCACTTTCGTCTGACAGCGGGCCTGAGCCGTAATGACGTTCAGTACGATTTTACCCGGTTCAAGGTTCGGGCCAATGGATTACCGACCGCGCTGATCACGCGCAATTTTGACCCCGTCTGGTTACCTCGAATAGCCCTACTGCGTACGTTTGGGCCAACTATTTCGGCTTTTGTAAGTATCAGTACCGGTTATTCGGCCCCATCGAGTCAGGAGGTACATCCATCGGCGGGTGGTTTCAGTACAACACTCAATGCGGAACGGGGTACCAGTTATGAAGTGGGCGTGCGGGGGTCGGCCTTCAATAGCCGATTGCGTTTCGATGTCGCGCTGTATAAATTGCAACTGCGCGAAACCATTGTTCGTCGGTCGGATGCTGCCGGAGCCGATTATTTTGTCAACGCTGGCCGGACTGATCAGCCGGGTTTAGAAGCGCAACTCGCCTACGATTTCGTTCTTCCTTCGGCATTCTCCAGCCCATCCGCATTTTCCCTTCTGCGTTTATGGAATAGTATGACACTCACGAATTACCGGTATCGTGATTATCAACAAGGCACCGTCGATTTATCAAACAATCGAATTCCGGGCGTGGCTCCCACCACAAACATAACCGGTATCGATGCCGAGACTAAATCGGGTTTTTACGCCCACTTAACCTATCAGTTTCTGCTGGAATTTGCGCTCAACGACGCCAATACGGCCTTGTCGAACCCAACCCAATTATTACAGGCGACCCTGGGTTTTCGGCGAAATCTGGGCCAGCACTGGATGATTGATGTATATGCGAGTGGAGACAATTTACTCGACCGAAGCTACTCATTAGGCTATGACCTGAACGCCGTTGGTAATCGATATTACAATGCAGCTCCCGGCCGGAATGGCATGGGCGGTGTGCGGTTAAGTGTGAAATGGTGA
- a CDS encoding ATP-binding cassette domain-containing protein, which yields MLTVSNLTKAYNGHIALTVPELQLPTGFHYFRGGNGSGKTTLFRTVAGLLPFSGEIVLDGKYEISRDPVAYRMRVNYAEAEPLFPSFLTARDLVGFVSTAKQSPGGQVDTLAGLLGVDAFWTKPTGQFSSGMLKKLSLLLALLGAPQLVLLDEPLTTLDVATAEKLFEYIRQLHTNEGVSFLLTSHQDVSLTGLPITSIWQVSAGIITPTT from the coding sequence TTGCTCACCGTCTCCAACCTCACCAAAGCCTATAATGGGCATATTGCCCTGACTGTGCCGGAACTCCAGTTGCCCACTGGCTTTCATTATTTTCGGGGTGGCAATGGGTCTGGCAAAACCACCCTTTTCCGTACCGTAGCGGGCCTACTTCCGTTCTCAGGCGAGATTGTATTGGATGGAAAGTACGAAATCAGTCGCGATCCGGTGGCGTACCGAATGCGGGTCAACTATGCCGAAGCCGAGCCTCTGTTTCCGTCTTTCCTGACCGCCCGCGATCTGGTCGGCTTTGTCAGTACCGCCAAGCAATCGCCTGGGGGGCAAGTCGATACACTCGCTGGCTTACTGGGGGTCGATGCGTTCTGGACGAAACCAACTGGCCAGTTTTCGAGCGGCATGCTCAAGAAGCTATCCCTTCTTCTGGCACTACTTGGAGCTCCCCAACTAGTGTTACTGGACGAACCACTTACGACCTTAGACGTAGCTACAGCCGAGAAATTATTCGAGTATATCCGTCAACTCCATACGAACGAGGGAGTGTCGTTTCTGCTAACTTCCCACCAGGATGTCAGTCTGACTGGCTTGCCCATCACCAGTATTTGGCAGGTAAGCGCCGGGATTATTACACCCACAACTTAA
- a CDS encoding ABC transporter permease — MNRFDNQNNRSGDKSQVAQPPRWAQHLIRWYCRPDLLEDLQGDLNEYFERNLKTKGPGRARWIYCLDALKFFRLYTIRKPDFLNLFIHWIMIGSYLKTSRRSLVRNKLFSFINIFGLAVSMSVGLLVISLISDFLSYDDFQLKKDRTYRVITSYQNLDEPAVELASTSVKVGQEIRKTVAGIDELTILRNGFSGDAHVGETVVPFEAYWADNSFFKVFSFPLLKGDPATALKEPYSLVLTEKTAKKLFGDVDPLGKFVRFDSLNYTVTGIAKDVPKLSHLRFDALVSFATADALLAKKDPNFHGWENVWQNYVYLVLPSTSDPASLQPTLDKLNAKENAALKNRKFTVALQPLNEVVLSKRLDNSIGPTMRPIAIWILGGLAFIIILSACFNYTNLSIARSLRRSREVGIRKIIGAMKSHVLGQFMAESVIIALMALVFSFGLFLFLRTQFLALDPHIGDLVTLDLSPRIILYFLVFAMVVGLAAGFLPALFFSRINALQVIKDASTVKVFQRISMRKALIVIQYTLSLIFIATTLIGYNQYRGLVLFDLGFTTENILNIRLQGNKGDVLAKELSEIPAVREISQSMMITSLGSIHGTNMKYTDPRDSAMVWLNQVDEHYLPVHNHKLVAGKNFTLRPKKGEESEAIVNEQVLKRFNIAKRDPEKALGNVVTVDGKKLTIVGVLKDFHYGTMDKKIEPVMFRYSADEPWGYLNVKIASTDLPATMASIDKAWRKLDKVHPLEAKFYDDQIEEAYSQFSVMVKVIGFIAFLAICIASLGLFGMVVFTTETRLKEISIRKVLGATEGGLVFLLSRGFLGLLLVASLVALPATYFFFDKVVLTNFAYHQPIGLSELVIGIGLVMLLAFLMIGSQTLKAARNNPAKVLKSE; from the coding sequence ATGAACCGATTCGATAACCAGAACAATCGGTCAGGCGACAAATCGCAGGTAGCTCAACCGCCCCGTTGGGCGCAACACCTGATTCGGTGGTATTGTCGGCCCGACTTACTTGAAGATTTACAGGGCGATCTGAATGAATATTTTGAGCGCAACCTGAAAACCAAAGGGCCTGGACGTGCCCGGTGGATTTATTGCCTCGATGCCCTGAAGTTTTTCAGACTATACACCATTCGGAAACCTGATTTCCTCAACCTTTTTATTCACTGGATCATGATTGGCAGCTACCTCAAAACCTCCCGGCGCAGTCTGGTGCGCAACAAATTATTTTCGTTCATCAACATCTTCGGACTGGCCGTTAGCATGTCGGTGGGCTTGCTCGTTATTTCCCTGATCTCCGATTTCCTCTCGTACGATGACTTTCAACTAAAAAAAGACCGAACATACCGGGTCATTACGTCGTATCAGAACCTGGATGAGCCCGCTGTGGAATTAGCGTCTACTTCGGTAAAAGTTGGGCAGGAAATTCGGAAAACGGTAGCCGGAATAGATGAGCTAACGATTCTTCGCAATGGTTTTTCGGGCGATGCCCATGTAGGTGAAACGGTTGTACCATTCGAGGCCTATTGGGCAGATAATTCATTCTTCAAGGTATTTTCATTCCCATTACTAAAAGGAGATCCGGCTACGGCTCTCAAAGAGCCTTATTCATTGGTGTTAACCGAAAAAACGGCAAAAAAGCTGTTCGGTGATGTTGACCCGCTAGGCAAGTTCGTCCGATTTGATTCGCTGAATTATACGGTTACGGGCATTGCGAAAGATGTTCCCAAACTGTCGCACTTACGGTTTGATGCCCTTGTTTCGTTTGCTACGGCTGATGCGTTGCTAGCCAAAAAAGATCCTAATTTTCATGGCTGGGAAAACGTCTGGCAGAACTATGTCTACCTGGTTCTGCCCTCAACCAGCGATCCTGCATCGTTACAACCGACGCTCGATAAACTGAATGCGAAAGAGAATGCTGCGCTAAAAAATAGAAAGTTTACTGTGGCGCTTCAGCCGTTAAACGAAGTTGTATTAAGCAAGCGACTCGATAATTCGATTGGGCCCACCATGCGGCCAATTGCTATCTGGATTTTAGGGGGGCTTGCTTTCATTATTATCCTATCTGCCTGTTTTAATTACACCAATCTCTCCATCGCCCGCTCACTCCGACGCTCTAGGGAAGTAGGCATCCGTAAAATTATCGGTGCGATGAAAAGCCATGTACTCGGGCAGTTCATGGCCGAATCGGTGATCATTGCCCTAATGGCCCTGGTATTTTCTTTTGGCCTGTTTTTGTTCTTACGAACGCAATTCCTGGCCCTCGATCCCCACATCGGTGATCTGGTTACACTTGATCTGTCACCCCGAATCATTCTGTATTTTCTCGTTTTCGCGATGGTGGTCGGTCTTGCTGCCGGGTTTTTACCGGCCCTGTTTTTCTCCCGGATCAACGCACTCCAAGTCATAAAAGATGCGTCAACTGTAAAGGTGTTCCAGCGGATCAGTATGCGTAAAGCACTGATTGTTATTCAATATACACTCTCGTTGATTTTTATTGCCACAACCCTGATCGGCTACAATCAATACCGGGGCCTGGTTCTGTTCGACTTAGGTTTTACAACTGAAAATATTTTAAATATTCGGTTGCAGGGGAATAAAGGGGATGTATTGGCCAAAGAGCTATCGGAAATTCCGGCTGTTCGTGAAATTTCTCAATCCATGATGATTACCAGTCTGGGCAGTATTCATGGAACAAACATGAAATATACCGACCCTCGCGACTCGGCAATGGTATGGCTCAACCAGGTTGATGAGCATTATTTGCCCGTACATAATCATAAGCTGGTCGCTGGTAAAAACTTTACGTTACGCCCAAAGAAAGGAGAAGAAAGCGAAGCCATCGTGAATGAACAAGTGCTGAAACGGTTCAACATTGCCAAACGAGATCCTGAAAAAGCGCTGGGCAACGTGGTGACTGTCGATGGGAAGAAGCTCACCATCGTGGGCGTACTAAAGGATTTTCATTATGGAACAATGGATAAGAAGATTGAACCTGTCATGTTCCGGTATTCGGCCGACGAGCCCTGGGGATACCTAAACGTCAAGATCGCATCGACCGATTTGCCTGCTACCATGGCGAGTATCGACAAGGCATGGCGGAAGCTTGATAAAGTTCACCCGCTGGAGGCCAAATTTTATGATGATCAGATTGAAGAGGCTTATAGCCAGTTCTCGGTCATGGTGAAGGTGATCGGCTTCATTGCGTTCCTGGCCATCTGCATTGCTTCTCTGGGTCTATTTGGGATGGTGGTATTCACTACCGAAACTCGTTTAAAGGAAATTAGTATTCGTAAAGTATTGGGAGCCACCGAAGGGGGACTGGTTTTTTTGCTGAGTAGAGGGTTTTTAGGGCTACTTCTGGTCGCTAGCTTAGTTGCCCTTCCGGCTACTTACTTCTTCTTCGACAAAGTTGTTCTAACCAATTTCGCCTACCACCAGCCCATCGGCCTGAGTGAATTGGTAATCGGTATTGGGCTGGTAATGCTTCTTGCTTTCTTGATGATTGGCTCCCAAACGTTAAAAGCAGCCCGGAATAATCCCGCCAAGGTGTTGAAGAGCGAGTAG
- a CDS encoding PadR family transcriptional regulator, producing MKGSNLGEFEELVLLTIAALVNDAYSVAVCDELEKHTGRAAKLGVVHAVLNRLEEKGLVKSRMGEATSTRGGKRKRYYEVTHAGKVALTNAKDVRESLWRIIPGFNLEGSI from the coding sequence ATGAAGGGGAGTAACCTGGGGGAATTTGAAGAATTAGTGTTGCTAACGATAGCTGCACTTGTGAACGACGCCTATAGTGTGGCCGTTTGCGATGAACTGGAGAAACACACCGGGCGGGCTGCGAAACTGGGCGTTGTGCATGCCGTTCTGAATCGACTGGAAGAGAAGGGGTTGGTGAAAAGCCGGATGGGGGAAGCGACCAGTACCCGAGGGGGTAAGCGCAAACGCTATTACGAAGTGACACACGCGGGTAAAGTGGCGTTAACCAACGCTAAAGATGTACGGGAGTCCCTCTGGCGTATAATTCCCGGATTTAATCTGGAGGGCTCCATATGA